The following proteins are co-located in the Psilocybe cubensis strain MGC-MH-2018 chromosome 5, whole genome shotgun sequence genome:
- a CDS encoding Tubulin beta-2 chain, translating to MLLAEHGIDKSGTYQGKDPLQLQRAGVYFEEIRGGSSTRFVPRSVQVDLEAGVCNRLRGGPMGKLFRPDTFITAEPGAGNNWAKGCAELVDSILVHIFLQFFETPKTLTLLIKDVVRVQAESCDALQGFQILHSLGGGTGAGLGSLMLSKLREEYPDRMMATFSIIPSPKVSETVVEVSIFYVRDTSPLRPLPAL from the exons ATGCTGCTTGCAGAGCATGGAATAGATAAATCTGGA ACGTATCAAGGCAAAGATCCCCTGCAACTTCAAAGG GCGGGAGTTTATTTCGAAGAAATCCGCGGTGGATCTAGCACCCGATTTGTACCGAGGAGTGTACAGGTGGATCTCGAAGCTGGGGTGTGCAACAGG CTTCGAGGCGGTCCCATGGGGAAGCTATTTAGGCCCGACACGTTTATTACGGCGGAACCGGGAGCTGGTAACAACTGGGCAAAAGGAT GCGCTGAACTTGTTGATTCCATTTTGGTGCATATATTTTTACAATTCTTTGAGACGCCCAAAACGCTGACGTTATTAATAAAGGATGTTGTACGCGTTCAAGCTGAATCATGCGATGCACTGCAAGGGTTCCAAATTTTGCACTCGCTAGGCGGCGGAACCGGTGCAGGATTGGGGAGTTTAATGCTCAGTAAATTAAGGGAAGAATATCCTGACAGAATGATGGCCACCTTTTCTATCATTCCTTCCCCCAAG GTTTCCGAAACTGTTGTGGAGGTGAGCATCTTTTACGTCCGAGATACTAGTCCACTGAGGCCACTACCAGCCTTATAA
- a CDS encoding Tubulin beta-2 chain translates to MLSVHQLVDNSDLTICIDNEALYDICVRTLKVPSPAFPDLNNLIAQVMCGVSTSLRFPGQLNGDLRKLGMNLIPFPRLHFLMPSYAPFYDPKAKHFEKNSVSELTKARYLTAATIFRGDISSREAEVSVHDLQKKNSQHFVEFADEATRWIPDNVSVSLVRVPPVGQTQSATCLSNSTAIQELFKRTLESFSAMFKRRAFLHWYTGEGMDVMEFSEAENNTLDLVAEYQQYQEATNDTEELDAGQLKRRSFLYPALPRQLLTERTEQLVFYYQLQTKMSLPARFIDLKVQIASSYPDFEKNAIRTWSEILHEMNNVTKTIIEEGTNYVPQVDFADLNNLSSEEVEKIKRKGSVVIRNVVPDEQAIKWKEELKEFVTVNSTVEGLPEGDKQFFQLYWTKPQVQARSHPNVLAATVWLNNLYTVSSQERASTLEGVDLSVPLTYADRFRIRKPGVSWDLHPPHVDGGTIERWEDTSFRRCFEPIFKGDWKSHDPFALEGRLDARSSLYGRPNQSSIFRSFQGWLAMSETAPTQGTLKVFPDVLLSNAYTLLRPFFTPLVPVDSTDIYDGKNWKFDLSTPDFPGIIPRDGGYAGPRPTPELYPNMRLDETMTSVPKVYPGDMVFWHCDVVHSVEREHTGTGDSAVMYIPAVPLTPQNRAYVERQKETFLAGQRPPDFPKGPGEAEYIGTGTIADVISQVGQRAMGLVA, encoded by the exons ATGTTATCTGTTCATCAATTGGTCGATAACAGCGATCTTACGATTTGCATCGATAATGAAGCATT GTATGATATCTGCGTTCGCACCCTGAAGGTGCCCAGCCCAGCCTTCCCAGATTTGAACAAT TTGATAGCTCAAGTCATGTGTGGAGTCAGTACAAGTCTTAGGTTCCCTGGACAGCTGAATGG CGACCTTCGAAAACTTGGAATGAATCTTATTCCTTTCCCTCGT CTTCACTTCTTGATGCCCAGTTATGCTCCGTTCTACGATCCTAAAGCCAAGCATTTCGAGAAAAACTCAGTATCGGAGTTGACCAAAGC CCGATACCTTACGGCTGCTACTATATTCCGTGGTGACATCTCTTCTAGAGAA GCTGAA GTGTCAGTTCACGAtcttcaaaagaaaaactCTCAACATTTCGTGGA GTTCGCTGATGAAGCTACAAGGTGGATACCCGATAATGTGTCCGTCTCACTTGTCCGTGTGCCTCCAGTAGGCCAGACTCAG TCGGCCACGTGTCTATCGAATTCAACCGCTATCCAAGAACTTTTCAAACGAACTCTAGAAAGC TTCTCGGCTATGTTCAAGCGAAGGGCGTTCTTGCACTGGTACACTGGAGAAGGCATGGACGTTATGGAATTCTCTGAAGCAGAGAATAATACCTTGGACCTTGT TGCTGAATACCAGCAG TACCAAGAAGCTACCAACGATACCGAAGAGCTCGA TGCTGGGCAGCTTAAGCGACGGTCTTTCCTTTATCCTGCTTTACCACGGCAGCTCCTCACTGAACGTACTGAG CAACTCGTGTTTTACTATCAACTCCAGACCAAGATGTCACTTCCTGCTCGTTTTATTGACTTGAAAGTCCAGATAGCATCATCATATCCtgattttgaaaaaaatgcGATACGGACATGGTCAGAAATATTGCATGAGATGAATAATGTGACGAAGACGATTATCGAAGAGGGCACTAAT TACGTTCCACAAGTCGATTTCGCGGACCTGAACAATCTAAGTTCCGAGGAAGTGGAGAAGATTAAGAGAAAGGGTAGTGTGGTTATCAGGAACGTCGTTCCGGACGAGCAAGCCAtcaaatggaaagaagaatTGAAGGAGTTCGTAACCGTCAATTCCACCGTGGAAG GACTACCTGAAGGCGACAAGCAGTTCTTCCAACTATA CTGGACCAAACCACAAGTTCAAGCACGCTCTCACCCAAACGTCCTGGCTGCGACAGTATGGCTTAACAATCTCTACACCGTATCATCCCAGGAAAGGGCGTCCACACTCGAGGGGGTGGATTTAAGTGTACCACTGACTTACGCAGACAGGTTCCGCATTCGTAAACCTGGAGTTTCTTGGGATCTACACCCTCCGCATGTCGACG GCGGTACCATCGAACGCTGGGAAGATACTTCCTTTAGGCGATGCTTTGAACCGATCTTCAAAGGCGACTGGAAGAGTCATGATCCTTTCGCACTTGAGGGACGACTCGATGCACGGAGCTCGCTTTATGGAAGGCCTAACCAGTCGAGTATTTTTAGAAGCTTCCAGGGGTGGTTGGCAATGAG CGAAACAGCGCCAACCCAAGGCACATTGAAAGTTTTCCCCGACGTCTTGTTGTCCAACGCGTATACTCTGCTGCGACCATTCTTCACTCCTCTCGTCCCGGTTGATTCAACAGACATTTACGATGGAAAGAATTGGAAATTCG ACCTGAGCACACCGGATTTCCCTGGTATCATACCCAGAGACGGTGGCTACGCCGGGCCCCGACCTACTCCTGAGCTCTACCCAAACATGAGGTTAGATGAGACCATGACTTCGGTGCCCAAGGTCTATCCAGGAGATATGGTCTTTTGGCACTGCGATGTCGTTCATTCGGTGGAAAGAGAACATACTGGAACTGGTGACTCTGCAG TGATGTACATTCCTGCCGTTCCATTGACACCTCAGAACCGGGCATATGTTGAACGTCAAAAGGAGACTTTCCTTGCTGGACAACGGCCTCCCGATTTCCCAAAAGGTCCTGGAGAGGCAGAATACATTGGTACGGGTACGATAGCGGATGTGATAAGTCAGGTTGGACAAAGGGCGATGGGTCTTGTTGCTTAA